A region of Natribaculum luteum DNA encodes the following proteins:
- a CDS encoding sugar phosphate nucleotidyltransferase, translating to MDDNNVSAVVLAAGEGRRLEPLTNRRPKPMVPVANRPILEYVVSAIADAGIDRIVLVVGYQQERIRNHFGDGNDWGIDIEYAVQEKQLGTAHAVLQAEALVTNPFLVLNGDRLVDASLVDRVRREIERSDGPVMAVTRTDHASDYGVVSIDGDRVTAIAEKPREPVTSEIINAGVYGFGDSIFEAIRATPTERGELAITTTLERITDDHPIRAVRYRGLWLDVSHLWDLLDVNAAAVDDFDEQGSTPLEGAVASDTVIGTDVTLGPNATVGGGTAIGDNVTIESNAVLSNAVVFSDAVIEAGAVVRDSVVGENARIGANATITGDSARMIVEGEVHDDVDLGGVVGDNATVGSGVTVEPGTVVGDGATVAHGVSVSGRIEPDAIVRRG from the coding sequence ATGGACGACAATAACGTGTCAGCTGTCGTACTCGCAGCTGGCGAAGGGCGCCGACTCGAGCCCCTGACCAATCGGCGTCCGAAGCCGATGGTTCCGGTGGCGAACCGGCCGATTCTCGAGTACGTCGTGTCGGCGATCGCGGACGCGGGGATCGACCGAATCGTGCTGGTCGTCGGCTACCAGCAAGAGCGGATCAGGAATCACTTCGGCGACGGCAACGACTGGGGGATCGACATCGAGTACGCCGTCCAGGAGAAACAGCTTGGAACTGCCCACGCTGTGTTGCAGGCCGAGGCGCTCGTGACGAATCCGTTCCTCGTGCTGAACGGGGATCGGCTCGTCGACGCCTCCCTCGTCGATCGAGTGCGACGCGAAATCGAGCGGAGCGACGGACCGGTGATGGCGGTCACGCGGACGGACCACGCAAGCGACTACGGCGTCGTTTCGATAGACGGCGATCGAGTCACTGCCATCGCCGAGAAGCCACGGGAACCCGTCACGTCCGAGATCATCAACGCTGGCGTGTACGGGTTCGGCGACTCGATTTTCGAGGCGATTCGGGCGACGCCAACCGAGCGTGGCGAACTGGCGATTACGACGACGCTCGAGCGAATTACGGACGATCACCCCATCCGGGCCGTCCGGTATCGTGGCCTCTGGCTCGACGTCTCGCACCTGTGGGATCTCCTCGACGTCAACGCGGCGGCGGTCGACGACTTCGACGAGCAGGGATCGACACCGCTCGAGGGGGCCGTCGCCAGTGATACCGTGATCGGAACCGACGTGACCCTCGGTCCGAACGCGACCGTCGGTGGCGGGACTGCGATCGGTGACAACGTGACGATCGAATCGAACGCCGTTCTCTCGAACGCGGTCGTCTTCTCGGACGCGGTTATCGAAGCCGGCGCCGTTGTTCGCGACTCGGTGGTCGGCGAAAACGCCAGGATCGGTGCAAACGCGACGATCACAGGCGATTCCGCGAGGATGATCGTCGAGGGCGAAGTCCACGACGACGTCGATCTCGGCGGCGTCGTCGGCGACAACGCGACTGTCGGGAGCGGCGTCACCGTCGAACCCGGGACCGTGGTGGGCGACGGCGCGACCGTCGCCCACGGCGTGAGCGTCAGCGGACGAATCGAACCGGACGCGATCGTCAGGAGGGGATAA
- a CDS encoding arylsulfotransferase family protein — protein MQSLTRRRIGFALIILATTSVVLSLAGSTLTAPSVTETDHRRDGHTLVSGQQDGTITMFDETGDVVWTATTADQSYDATLLEDGTVLVAVTYRNNESCGQFEAPCARTGFQIIDPAPEPHVVREWTYPVRTVGNSQVHDVDRLPSGEILVADMEYESLFTVAPNDTITWQWNASERYGEPTDPTTTDWLHLNDVDPLGAGRFLVSVRNANELLIVERGEGVVEVIEGVKEGREDRVLFVRQHNPQYLGTDTLLVADSEHDRAVEIHRENGEWTLAWTVGSAGGLSFDWPRDADRLDNGNTLIADSRRNRVVEVAENGSTVWSVQVPGLVYEADRLPESERVGAQRYGNGSSGETESPGSNRDRLPVFGSVHAGLTHVVHVPYWFRPWHVAVIAAAIPTAVIGLALVWTGRSLD, from the coding sequence GTGCAATCGCTTACTCGCCGGCGTATCGGCTTCGCACTGATCATTCTCGCGACGACCAGCGTCGTTCTCTCGCTCGCCGGGAGTACTCTCACAGCGCCCTCGGTCACCGAAACCGACCATCGTCGCGACGGACATACGCTGGTCAGCGGCCAGCAGGATGGAACGATAACGATGTTCGACGAGACTGGCGACGTCGTCTGGACGGCTACCACCGCCGACCAGTCGTACGACGCGACGCTCCTCGAGGACGGTACCGTCCTTGTCGCGGTCACGTATCGAAACAACGAGTCGTGTGGTCAGTTCGAGGCACCCTGCGCTCGGACCGGATTCCAGATCATCGACCCTGCTCCCGAACCGCACGTCGTCCGCGAGTGGACCTACCCCGTGCGGACCGTCGGGAACAGTCAGGTACACGACGTCGATCGCCTTCCCTCCGGCGAGATCCTCGTCGCCGACATGGAGTACGAGAGCCTGTTCACGGTGGCGCCGAACGATACGATCACGTGGCAGTGGAACGCCAGTGAGCGGTACGGAGAGCCCACGGATCCGACGACGACCGACTGGCTCCACCTGAACGACGTCGATCCGCTGGGCGCAGGGCGCTTCCTCGTCTCCGTCAGAAACGCGAACGAACTCCTGATCGTCGAGCGCGGCGAGGGCGTCGTCGAGGTGATCGAGGGCGTCAAAGAGGGCCGGGAAGATCGGGTGCTGTTCGTACGCCAGCACAATCCCCAGTATCTCGGTACCGACACGCTGCTCGTTGCCGACAGCGAACACGACCGCGCGGTCGAGATTCATCGAGAGAACGGCGAGTGGACGCTCGCCTGGACCGTCGGATCTGCCGGCGGACTCTCGTTCGACTGGCCGCGAGACGCCGACCGCCTCGACAACGGCAACACGCTGATCGCCGATTCCCGGCGCAATCGCGTCGTCGAGGTCGCAGAGAACGGGTCGACCGTCTGGAGCGTTCAGGTCCCCGGCCTCGTCTACGAGGCCGACCGCCTCCCCGAAAGCGAGCGAGTCGGCGCCCAGAGATACGGAAACGGTAGCAGCGGCGAAACCGAATCACCCGGCTCGAACCGAGACAGGCTCCCTGTCTTCGGTTCCGTCCACGCCGGGCTGACCCACGTCGTCCACGTTCCCTACTGGTTCCGGCCGTGGCACGTTGCGGTGATCGCAGCCGCGATTCCGACGGCCGTGATTGGACTGGCGCTCGTCTGGACGGGCCGATCGCTCGACTGA
- a CDS encoding NAD-dependent epimerase/dehydratase family protein codes for MNGSTTARDDPTIAITGAAGFIGSRVVQQLRATHPNWNLLALDNQYRGQVESVGDTDIDHVDVRDRRRLEEFLEGADVVLHLAAVSGVDDCDENPDLTYDVNVTGTNNVAWFCRKTGAALVFPFSMAVLGDPETFPITADQSRDPLNWYGRTKLLGERAIETFADGAFPAHLFLKSNLYGDHVVDGTVVSKPTVINFFVDRATAGESLTVYEPGTQSRNFVHVKDVARAYIRSAERLLDQLADGDTGTETYEIAGNEDPSVMSVAETVQEIARDELGVSVDVELVENPRSGETLVEDFTVDTSKANEVLRWEARHTVDESVRELVRRRA; via the coding sequence ATGAACGGTTCGACGACCGCACGAGACGACCCGACGATCGCGATCACCGGTGCGGCCGGATTCATCGGAAGCCGCGTCGTACAGCAGCTTCGGGCAACCCATCCGAACTGGAACCTGCTCGCACTCGACAATCAGTACCGCGGCCAGGTCGAGTCGGTCGGCGACACCGACATCGACCACGTCGACGTCCGCGACCGACGGCGACTCGAGGAGTTCCTCGAGGGGGCAGACGTCGTCCTCCACCTGGCGGCGGTAAGCGGGGTCGACGACTGCGACGAGAACCCTGACCTGACCTACGACGTCAACGTCACGGGGACGAACAACGTCGCCTGGTTCTGCCGGAAGACCGGGGCGGCGCTCGTGTTCCCGTTCAGCATGGCCGTCCTCGGCGATCCCGAGACGTTTCCGATCACCGCGGACCAGTCTCGCGATCCGCTCAACTGGTACGGGCGGACGAAGCTCCTCGGCGAACGGGCGATCGAGACGTTCGCCGACGGCGCATTCCCCGCCCACCTGTTCCTGAAGTCGAACCTCTACGGCGACCACGTCGTCGACGGGACCGTGGTCTCGAAACCGACCGTGATCAACTTCTTCGTCGATCGAGCGACGGCGGGCGAGTCGCTGACGGTGTACGAGCCAGGAACGCAGTCGCGCAACTTCGTCCACGTCAAAGACGTCGCCCGAGCCTACATCCGGAGCGCGGAGCGGCTCCTCGACCAACTGGCCGACGGCGACACGGGCACTGAAACGTACGAGATCGCTGGTAACGAGGACCCATCGGTGATGTCGGTCGCGGAGACGGTCCAAGAGATAGCCCGCGACGAACTCGGCGTCTCGGTCGACGTCGAACTCGTCGAGAATCCCCGGAGCGGCGAGACGTTAGTCGAGGACTTCACGGTCGATACCTCGAAAGCGAACGAGGTGCTCAGGTGGGAGGCACGTCACACGGTCGACGAGTCGGTTCGGGAGCTGGTGCGACGGCGAGCGTAG
- a CDS encoding TrmB family transcriptional regulator translates to MGTRTGSTELLQQLDLKEYEATALAHLLSAGRTTAPDISEATGIPNARVYGVLDSLADYGFIKVIPGRPKQYQPKSPEEILERAKENRRQQYEDYCNDVDRLQEEFLDEFRPLYNQADEDVTPTAELFHVVDVGDPSETETRQLYQNASEEVYVITNSFAYFDDVESAVNAALDRGIDVSVLFLDPRKLPEEKAAVQVDIVDEIASEYPAIDYRFSEAVLPWRGTFIDPSMNYDSGKAIFLVEETDVPDHKRQAAITENGSFVAGMKRYFDLIWRYESLEPQPSV, encoded by the coding sequence ATGGGTACGCGAACCGGTTCGACAGAACTGCTTCAACAGCTGGATCTGAAGGAGTACGAGGCGACGGCGCTCGCCCACCTGCTGAGTGCCGGCCGGACGACCGCCCCGGACATCTCGGAAGCGACTGGTATCCCCAATGCACGAGTGTATGGCGTTCTCGATTCGTTGGCCGACTACGGATTCATCAAGGTGATCCCTGGCCGGCCAAAGCAGTACCAGCCAAAGTCGCCGGAAGAGATTCTCGAGCGAGCAAAGGAGAACCGACGACAGCAGTACGAGGATTACTGCAACGACGTAGACAGGTTGCAAGAGGAGTTCCTCGACGAGTTTCGCCCGCTGTACAACCAGGCGGACGAAGACGTGACGCCGACCGCCGAACTGTTTCACGTGGTCGACGTCGGCGATCCGAGCGAGACGGAGACCCGACAACTCTACCAGAACGCGTCGGAAGAAGTCTACGTCATCACCAACAGCTTCGCGTACTTCGACGACGTCGAATCGGCCGTGAACGCCGCGCTCGATCGAGGTATCGACGTCTCGGTGCTGTTTCTCGATCCCAGAAAGCTTCCGGAGGAGAAGGCGGCGGTGCAGGTCGACATCGTCGACGAAATCGCATCCGAGTACCCCGCGATCGACTACCGATTCAGCGAAGCGGTGCTGCCCTGGCGCGGAACGTTCATCGATCCGAGCATGAACTACGACTCTGGTAAGGCGATCTTCCTCGTCGAGGAAACCGACGTTCCCGACCACAAGCGGCAGGCGGCGATCACGGAGAACGGATCGTTCGTCGCCGGTATGAAGCGGTACTTCGATCTGATCTGGCGCTACGAGAGCCTCGAGCCTCAGCCGTCGGTCTGA
- a CDS encoding NAD-dependent epimerase/dehydratase family protein has translation MRILVTGGCGYIGSALVPLLLDDERVDDVVVLDSLTAGSPANLRGCIDETLHFRRGDVREYGDVESAMRGVDRVIHLAAITGAASTHDRRDETFAINRDGTENVLTAAGKLDVDSVVFASSCNNYGRAASTNIDEETEQDPLNPYAESKVESERLLAEAIEDYGIDGTALRMSTNYGWAPGVRFNLVVNHFVFRGLTDRPLTVYGDGNNWRPFIHVEDAARAYAHAALEPESWPQVVYNVGSNDENYRIADIADIVRDELDDDLEITYLEDKHPGPSYHVNFDRLAETGFEPEWTVRQGVRELADRLQRNQPRMIDA, from the coding sequence ATGCGAATCCTGGTCACGGGCGGCTGCGGGTACATCGGAAGCGCGCTCGTCCCGCTGTTGCTCGACGACGAACGGGTCGACGACGTCGTCGTCCTCGATTCACTCACGGCGGGGTCACCTGCGAACCTCCGTGGATGTATCGACGAAACACTCCACTTTCGGCGCGGGGACGTGCGCGAATACGGCGACGTCGAAAGCGCGATGCGCGGCGTCGACCGCGTCATCCATCTGGCGGCGATCACGGGCGCGGCCTCGACGCACGACCGTCGCGACGAGACGTTCGCAATCAATCGAGACGGGACGGAGAACGTACTCACCGCTGCCGGGAAACTCGACGTCGATTCGGTCGTGTTCGCATCGTCGTGTAACAACTACGGGCGAGCGGCAAGTACGAATATCGACGAGGAAACCGAACAGGATCCGCTCAATCCGTACGCGGAATCGAAAGTCGAGTCCGAACGGTTGCTCGCCGAAGCGATCGAGGACTACGGCATCGACGGCACCGCGTTGCGGATGAGTACGAACTACGGCTGGGCGCCAGGAGTCCGGTTTAACCTGGTCGTGAACCACTTCGTCTTCCGTGGCCTGACCGATCGTCCGCTGACGGTGTACGGCGACGGCAACAACTGGCGGCCGTTCATCCACGTCGAGGACGCCGCGCGAGCGTACGCACACGCAGCCCTCGAGCCCGAGTCGTGGCCACAGGTGGTATACAACGTCGGGTCGAACGACGAGAACTACCGGATCGCAGACATCGCCGACATCGTCCGCGACGAACTCGACGACGACCTCGAGATCACCTACCTCGAGGACAAACATCCCGGACCGTCGTACCACGTGAACTTCGATCGCCTGGCCGAAACGGGCTTCGAACCCGAGTGGACCGTTCGACAGGGCGTTCGCGAACTCGCAGATCGCTTGCAACGAAATCAACCGAGGATGATCGACGCATGA
- a CDS encoding NAD-dependent epimerase/dehydratase family protein, with amino-acid sequence MSILVTGADGYIGWPTALRIATQTTDRVVLVDNFARREWVESVGSTSAVPVAEMDDRLAAAEEIHGCTNLSFVREDLTDKATVDRLLSIHEPTAIVHTAAQPSAPYSQINGERANYTQHNNLQATRNLLWGLHEQGLEDTHFIETTTTGVYGAPEFPIPEGGATMEHRGESDDVPFPAMAGSWYHLTKSHDAANMRLAHTQFDVPISDVRTAITYGTETAETAADPRLATRFDFDYYFGVVVHRFCAQAVAGYPMTVYGKGEQRKPFIALEDAVEGLARLALADPDSRPDDHVVYNQVTRAISIVEIAETIADVAGEFDLDVAVEHFENPREEDETHKMEIENDRYADLIDGQSTTFEEGVRDILGTLIDYQDTVEAHEDRFLPGVLADDETAETDDDAESPIASEGE; translated from the coding sequence ATGAGCATACTCGTAACGGGAGCGGACGGTTACATCGGCTGGCCGACGGCACTACGCATTGCAACGCAAACGACCGATCGTGTCGTACTCGTCGACAATTTCGCCAGACGAGAGTGGGTCGAGTCCGTCGGCTCGACCAGCGCCGTTCCCGTAGCCGAGATGGACGATCGACTCGCCGCTGCCGAGGAAATTCACGGCTGTACCAACCTCTCGTTCGTTCGGGAAGATCTGACCGACAAGGCAACGGTCGACCGCTTGCTGTCGATCCACGAGCCGACCGCGATCGTCCACACCGCCGCCCAGCCATCGGCACCCTACTCCCAGATCAACGGCGAGCGGGCAAACTATACCCAGCACAACAACCTTCAGGCGACGCGCAACCTGCTCTGGGGGCTCCACGAGCAGGGTCTCGAGGACACCCACTTCATCGAGACGACGACGACCGGCGTCTACGGAGCGCCCGAGTTCCCGATCCCCGAAGGCGGGGCGACCATGGAACATCGAGGCGAGAGCGACGACGTCCCGTTCCCCGCGATGGCCGGGAGCTGGTACCACCTCACCAAAAGCCACGACGCGGCCAACATGCGGCTCGCGCACACGCAGTTCGACGTTCCGATCTCCGACGTCCGGACGGCGATTACGTACGGGACTGAAACCGCAGAAACCGCCGCGGATCCGCGCCTGGCAACTCGTTTCGACTTCGATTACTACTTTGGGGTCGTCGTCCACCGATTCTGCGCCCAGGCCGTCGCCGGCTACCCGATGACCGTCTACGGGAAGGGTGAACAGCGCAAACCCTTCATCGCGCTCGAGGACGCGGTCGAAGGGCTCGCGCGACTCGCACTCGCCGATCCCGACTCGCGACCCGACGATCACGTCGTCTACAACCAGGTGACGCGAGCGATCAGCATCGTCGAGATCGCGGAGACGATCGCCGACGTGGCCGGCGAGTTCGACCTCGACGTTGCCGTCGAGCACTTCGAGAATCCGCGCGAGGAGGACGAAACCCACAAGATGGAGATCGAGAACGATCGGTACGCCGACCTGATCGACGGGCAGTCGACCACGTTCGAAGAGGGAGTCCGTGATATCCTCGGGACGCTGATCGACTATCAGGACACGGTCGAGGCGCACGAGGATCGGTTCCTCCCGGGCGTGTTGGCAGACGACGAAACGGCCGAGACGGACGACGACGCGGAGTCGCCGATCGCATCAGAGGGTGAGTAG
- the glmS gene encoding glutamine--fructose-6-phosphate transaminase (isomerizing) produces the protein MCGIVGYVGSEPAGPIVYGGLENLDYRGYDSAGVALVEEPLTIAKRTGEVSELEVPGAPGATCGIGHTRWSTHGPPTDPNAHPHTGQTDEVAVVHNGIIENYESIKEELQEAGHDFSSDTDTEVIPHLLERELENGHDLLSGLETVVDMIEGSYAIAAVRAGHDRIVATRHESPLVVGHGDDASFLASDVTAFLDRTRDVTYLEDGDIARLEAGSVTVYRDGDVIDRDVETVEWDADAAEKGGYEHYMRKEIHEQPTALRQTLSGRVDVERGGVDLDVAFPQGYLESLEEIQLVACGTSYYASQYAAQLLEEFADVRATVDIASEYTFDGGRDPWRTLVIAVTQSGETADTLGAIRRAGGAGARTLAVTNTLGSSVTRETDDALFIRAGPEIGVAATKTFASQVTTLALLAADIGRQRGTLAATDAREVLEHLRSLPGAIQQVLDEEARVVAGAEQFVDADAFFFIGRQFGYPVALEGALKLKEIAYDHAEGFAAGELKHGPLALITDETPVLSVLTEGARPAETLNNVTEAQAREAPAVGVTDGTVETDSLDLTLEVPEIGALTPLVANVYFQLFAYHVADLQERSIDKPRNLAKSVTVE, from the coding sequence ATGTGCGGAATCGTCGGCTACGTCGGCAGCGAACCCGCCGGTCCGATCGTCTACGGCGGCCTCGAGAACCTCGATTATCGCGGCTACGACTCCGCCGGGGTCGCACTCGTGGAGGAGCCTCTCACCATCGCAAAGCGCACGGGTGAAGTGAGCGAACTAGAGGTTCCCGGTGCGCCGGGTGCCACCTGCGGGATCGGACATACTCGCTGGTCGACGCACGGCCCGCCGACCGATCCGAACGCCCACCCACACACGGGGCAGACCGACGAGGTTGCGGTGGTCCACAACGGCATTATCGAGAACTACGAATCGATCAAAGAGGAGTTGCAAGAAGCGGGACACGACTTCTCGAGCGACACGGACACGGAGGTCATCCCTCACCTCCTCGAGCGAGAACTGGAGAACGGTCACGACCTGCTCTCCGGGCTCGAAACGGTCGTCGACATGATCGAGGGGAGCTATGCGATCGCTGCGGTGCGGGCGGGACACGATCGGATCGTCGCCACGCGCCACGAGAGCCCGCTGGTCGTCGGTCACGGTGACGACGCGTCGTTCCTCGCGAGCGACGTCACGGCGTTCCTCGATCGGACGCGCGACGTCACCTATCTCGAGGACGGCGATATCGCACGGCTCGAGGCGGGTTCCGTGACGGTGTATCGTGACGGTGACGTCATCGACCGCGACGTCGAGACTGTCGAGTGGGACGCCGACGCAGCGGAAAAAGGCGGGTACGAGCACTACATGCGAAAAGAGATTCACGAACAGCCCACCGCGCTTCGGCAGACGCTTTCGGGGCGTGTCGACGTCGAACGCGGCGGCGTCGACCTCGACGTCGCGTTCCCGCAGGGGTACCTCGAATCGCTCGAAGAGATCCAGCTCGTCGCCTGTGGGACGTCCTACTACGCGAGTCAGTATGCGGCACAGTTGCTCGAGGAGTTCGCCGACGTGCGTGCGACCGTCGACATCGCGAGCGAGTACACCTTCGACGGTGGTCGGGACCCCTGGCGGACGCTCGTCATCGCCGTGACACAGAGCGGCGAGACGGCAGATACGCTCGGCGCGATCCGTCGAGCCGGTGGAGCGGGGGCCCGAACTCTCGCCGTGACGAACACGCTCGGGAGTTCGGTAACGCGCGAGACGGACGACGCACTGTTCATCCGCGCTGGCCCCGAAATCGGCGTCGCGGCGACCAAGACGTTCGCATCTCAGGTGACGACGCTCGCGCTGCTCGCGGCCGACATCGGGCGGCAGCGAGGGACGCTCGCAGCCACCGACGCCCGAGAGGTCCTCGAACACCTCCGGAGTCTGCCGGGGGCGATCCAGCAGGTGCTCGACGAAGAAGCGCGCGTCGTCGCGGGCGCCGAACAGTTCGTCGACGCCGACGCCTTCTTCTTCATTGGCCGACAGTTCGGCTATCCGGTCGCGCTCGAAGGGGCACTGAAATTGAAGGAGATCGCCTACGACCACGCCGAGGGGTTCGCGGCGGGCGAGCTAAAGCACGGGCCGCTCGCGCTCATCACCGACGAGACGCCGGTCCTGTCGGTGCTGACCGAGGGCGCACGGCCGGCGGAGACGCTAAACAACGTCACGGAGGCGCAGGCACGCGAAGCGCCGGCGGTCGGGGTGACAGACGGCACCGTCGAGACGGATTCGCTGGACCTCACACTCGAGGTGCCCGAGATCGGCGCTCTGACGCCACTCGTCGCGAACGTCTACTTCCAACTGTTCGCCTACCACGTCGCCGATCTTCAGGAGCGATCGATCGACAAGCCGCGGAACTTGGCAAAGAGCGTGACCGTCGAATGA
- the aglJ gene encoding S-layer glycoprotein N-glycosyltransferase AglJ yields MDDDVVRANSTLRGDGAVAAAEAARDISADEVCVLIPTLNEAATIGEVIDDFRDQGYTNVLVVDGDSGDDTREIARDRGARVLTQSGSGKGQAVREALEYVDVPYVLMVDGDGTYDPADAETMLEPLARGYEHVIGNRFADMDDGAMRALNGFGNRMINGAFRFIHGAEYDDILSGYRAFTTDSFRRLSLESEGFTIETELAVECVKHGVDTTVVPISYRARPEDSETNLHPLWDGGTIILTLYSLAKTNNPLFYFGSFGVAGILSGGTIALYVLYRYLQYGISHEVLAVVAAAGILLGVQLLMFGVLSDMIVTLHREQRRRLERITRESKRKREK; encoded by the coding sequence ATGGACGACGACGTGGTTCGCGCGAACTCGACGCTTCGCGGCGACGGTGCGGTCGCCGCGGCCGAAGCGGCGCGTGACATCTCGGCCGACGAGGTCTGCGTCCTGATCCCGACGCTGAACGAGGCGGCGACGATCGGCGAGGTGATCGACGACTTTCGCGACCAGGGGTACACCAACGTCCTCGTCGTCGACGGCGACTCCGGCGACGACACGCGCGAGATCGCCCGCGATCGTGGCGCGCGGGTACTCACACAATCCGGCTCCGGGAAGGGACAGGCCGTCCGCGAGGCCCTCGAGTACGTCGACGTTCCCTACGTCCTGATGGTCGACGGCGACGGGACCTACGACCCCGCGGACGCCGAGACGATGCTCGAGCCGCTCGCTCGCGGGTACGAGCACGTGATCGGCAACCGCTTTGCGGACATGGACGACGGCGCGATGCGCGCACTCAACGGCTTCGGCAATCGGATGATAAACGGTGCGTTCCGGTTCATCCACGGGGCCGAGTACGACGACATCCTCTCGGGCTACCGGGCGTTTACGACCGACTCGTTCCGTCGGCTCTCGCTCGAATCCGAGGGGTTCACGATCGAGACGGAACTGGCCGTCGAGTGCGTGAAACACGGCGTGGACACGACGGTCGTCCCGATCAGTTATCGCGCGCGCCCGGAAGACTCGGAGACGAACCTCCACCCGCTGTGGGACGGCGGCACGATCATCCTCACGCTGTACTCGCTGGCGAAGACGAACAACCCGCTGTTTTACTTCGGCAGTTTCGGCGTCGCCGGCATCCTCTCCGGCGGGACGATCGCCCTCTACGTGCTCTACCGGTACCTCCAGTACGGCATCAGCCACGAGGTGCTCGCGGTCGTCGCCGCGGCGGGAATCTTGCTCGGCGTCCAGTTGCTCATGTTCGGCGTCCTCTCGGACATGATCGTCACGCTCCATCGCGAGCAGCGACGGCGACTCGAGCGGATCACTCGCGAATCGAAACGCAAGCGAGAGAAGTAG